CGGAAGGCGCTGCGGCCGGCGCGGGGGCCGAATTGGGCGTGGCCGTCGCGCTGGGCCGGGGCGCGGGGGCCTGCGTGGTCAGATCGACAGGGCCGTTCTGCGCGGCGGAGGCCACGCCGGCTTGCGCCAGCAGCGCGACCGCCAGCGTTCCGGAAATCATCGTTCGAGCCATCGGCCGACCCTTTGCACGCATTCTGTACAAGCCCCTGTCTATCATCGGGTGAAGCCGTCGCCGGGATGCCGGCGCGGCTCTGGAGTGATTCATGCACCGCACTTGGCCCTTCCATCAAGCCCGGCGTCTGACCATAGCCTGAATCATCCACGTGCCGCTTGGTTCCGGAAACGCTTGCGGTCGCCACCGCCCGCGGTGCGCGCGACCGAATGGCGTTTCCATTTGAAACCATAATCCCTAGGAGCCTCGGGCATGGCCCGCCACGTTCATGCCTTTCCGATCCTGATCGCGCTCGCGGGGCTTGCCACGTTCAGCGTGATGGACGGCTTCATGAAGGAGGCCTCGATTCTCGTCGGCGCCTACGCCGCGATGGCCCTGCGCAGCCTGGCGGGAACGGCGCTGATGCTGCCGGTGTGGCTGGGGCGGCGCGGACGCTGGCCGGCGGCGTCCACGGTACGGCTCCATGCGCTGCGCGCGGTGGTGGCGGGCGTTATGGCGACGCTGTTCTTCTACGGCGTGGTGCGCACGCCGCTGGCCGAAGGCATCGCGCTGTCGTTCATCGCGCCGCTGATCGCGCTCTACCTCGCGGCGATCTGGCTGGGCGAACGTGTGGGGCAGCGCGCGGTGGCCGGATCGCTGCTGGCGCTGGCGGGCGTGGGCGTGATCGTGGCGGGCAAGCTCGGCGGGCATTATTCCGCCGAAGGGGTGAAGGGGCTGTGCGCGATCCTTGTTTCCGCCGTGCTCTACGCCTGGAATCTCGTGCTGCAACGGCGGCAGGCGCTGCTGGCGGGGCCGGAAGAGGTGGCCTTCTTCCAGAACGCGGTAACCGCGCTGGTGCTCTTGCCCGGCCTGTTGTGGGTGGCTCCGGCGCCGACGCCGGCCGCGCTCGGCTGGATCGTGACCTCGGCGGTGCTGTCCACCGCCTCGCTCATGCTGATGACCTGGGCCTATGCGCGCGCCGAAGCGCGGGTGCTGGTGCCGCTGGAATATACCGCGTTCATCTGGGCCGCGATCGTCGGCTGGATGATGTTCGGCGAAGCGCTGACGCTGCGCACGCTGGCGGGCGTGGCCCTTATCGTGGCGGGTTGCCTGATCGCCGTGCGGGCCGGGAAGGCGGAGCCGGCCCCCGCCGGGAAAGCGCCGGAACAGGCGGCTTGATCCCGCTTCGTTCCCGTCCGAATTGCTGTTGCGAAGCATTAGCCGATGTAATGCCGGGCTTTGGCCGAATTAGACCTTGGCTACCCTTGACGGCGCGGCGGTTAGCGCGCATCGCGCACTCGATTTCGGGTCATCCGGAACCGCACTTTCGCGCCGATTATGCAACGATCGCGTCGTCGCGGGAATGCCCCGATGGATGGCCTTTGGCCAACGGCAGGAGGTACGACACTTAGCCATGACCCAGGTCGGACAGGATACGCTCGGAACCCGCAGCACGCTGAGCGTGGGCGGCAAGGACTATGCCTACTATTCGCTCCGCAAGGCGGCGGCGAAGTTCGGGGACATTTCCCGCCTGCCCTTCTCGATGAAGGTGCTGCTGGAAAACCTGCTGCGCTTCGAGGACGGCGGCTTCACCGTTTCCACCGACGACGTGAAGGCGGTGGTCGACTGGCAGAAGAATCCCAGCGAATCGTCGAACGAGATCCAGTACCGCCCGGCGCGCGTGCTGCTGCAGGATTTCACCGGCGTGCCTTGCGTGGTTGACCTTGCCGCGATGCGCGACGCGATCGCCAAGCTCGGCGGCGACACCAGCAAGATCAACCCGCTGGTGCCGGTCAACCTCGTGATCGACCACTCGGTCATGGTCGACGAATTCGGCCATCCCAAGGCGTTCGAGGAGAACGTTGAGATCGAATACCACCGCAACATGGAACGCTATGACTTCCTCAAGTGGGGTTCCAAGTCGCTCAACAACTTCTACGCCGTGCCCCCGGGCACCGGCATCTGCCACCAGGTCAACCTCGAGAACATCGCGCAGACGGTGTGGACCAGCACCGACCAGAACGGCGCGACGGTGGCCTATCCCGACACCTGCGTCGGCACCGACAGCCACACCACGATGATCAACGGCCTGGGCGTGCTGGGCTGGGGCGTCGGCGGCATCGAGGCCGAAGCGGCGATGCTGGGCCAGCCGGTTTCCATGCTCATCCCCGAAGTGGTCGGCTTCAAGTTCACCGGCCAGCTGCAGGAAGGCGTGACCGCCACCGACCTCGTGCTGACTGCCACCAACATGCTGCGCAAGCACGGTGTGGTCGGCCGCTTCGTCGAATACTACGGCCCGGGCCTTGCCGGCCTGACGCTGGCCGATCGCGCCACGCTGGCCAACATGGCGCCCGAATACGGCGCGACCTGCGGTTTCTTCGGCATCGATGAAAAGACGTTGGACTACCTGCGCCTGACCGGCCGCGAGGAAGCGCAGATCGCGCTGGTCGAAGCCTATGCCAAGGAACAGGGCTTCTGGATCGATCCGTCGGTCGAGCCGATCTTCTCGTCCACGCTCGAACTCGACCTGTCGACCGTGGTGCCTTCGCTTGCCGGCCCCAAGCGCCCGCAGGACCGTGTTTCGCTGCCCGACGTGGACGACGTGTTCAACAAGGACATGGCCGAAACCTACAAGAAGGCCCACGCGCGCGTGCCGGTCGAAGGCAAGGACTTCGATCTGGGTGACGGCGACGTGGTGATCGCCGCGATCACGAGCTGCACCAACACCTCGAACCCGGGCGTGCTGGTGGCCGCCGGTCTCGTCGCCAAGAAGGCCGACGAACTGGGCCTCAAGCCGAAGCCGTGGGTCAAGACCAGCCTTGCCCCCGGATCGCAGGTCGTCACCGACTACCTCGAACGCGCCGGGCTGCAGCCGCACCTCGACAATGTCGGCTTCAACCTCGTCGGCTACGGCTGCACCACCTGCATCGGCAACTCCGGCCCGCTGGCCGATCCGATCAGCAAGGCGATCAACGAGAACGGCCTCGTCGCCAGCGCGGTGATCTCGGGCAACCGCAACTTCGAAGGCCGCGTCAGCCCCGACGTGCGCGCCAACTTCCTCGCCTCGCCGCCGCTCGTCGTGGCCTATGCGCTCAAGGGCACGGTGATCGAGGATTTCGTCACCACCCCGATCGGCACCGGCAAGGACGGGCAGGACGTGTTCCTCAAGGACATCTGGCCGACCAACGAGGAAGTCTATTCGACGATGGCCGGCTGCATGGACCGCGCCATGTTCCAGGCCCGCTATGCCGACGTTTACAAGGGCGACAAGCACTGGCAGGCGATCAACGTCACGGGTTCGGAAACCTACCAGTGGCGCGCCGGATCGACCTATGTCGCCAACCCGCCCTATTTCGAGGGCATGTCGATGACGCCGGCCCCGGTGCAGGACATCATAGCGGCCAAGCCGCTGCTGGTGCTGGGCGATTCGATCACCACCGACCACATCAGCCCCGCCGGCAACATCAAGGCCGACAGCCCCGCCGGCCAGTGGCTGCTGGAGCACCAGGTTTCGAAGGCGGACTTCAACAGCTACGGCGCGCGTCGCGGCCACCACGAAGTGATGATGCGCGGCACCTTCGCCAACATCCGCATCAAGAACGAAATGGTGCCCGGCGTCGAAGGCGGCTTCTCGAAGTTCAACGGCGAAGTGCTGCCGGTCTATGACGTGGCGATGAAGCACAAGGCCGCCGGCACGCCGATGGTCGTGATCGCGGGCAAGGAATACGGGACTGGTTCCAGCCGCGACTGGGCGGCCAAGGGCACCAACCTGCTGGGCGTGCGCGCGGTGATCGTCGAGAGCTTCGAGCGCATCCACCGTTCTAACCTCGTCGGCATGGGCGTGCTGCCGCTCCAGTTCAAGGACGGCGCGACCCGCCAGTCGCTGGGCCTCACCGGTGACGATACCTACACGATCAAGGGCGTGGCCAACCTCCAGCCGCGGCAGGACGTGGAAGTGGAAGTGACCCGGCCCGACGGATCGACCTTCAGCTTCACCGCGCTGTGCCGCATCGATACCGCCAACGAAGTCGAATACTTCATGAACGGCGGCATTCTGCACTACGTGCTGCGCAAGCTGGCGGCCTGACCGCCGCGCCAGCCGCTCCCGGCCTCCTTGCGAGGCCGGGGCTGCGCTGGGCCTGCTTTCTGTGACAAGAAGAAGGGCGGCTCCCCTTGCGGAGGCCGCCCTTCCCTTTTCCCGGACCGTGTGGAGGCAACGGGAAAAGTTCCCGTCCAGGGGTATTCCGTCAGGCGGCCTTGGGCCTGGCGAAGCGCCGGCGCGCGACCAGCGTGGCCGCCGCGGCGCCGAACAGCAGGACCATCGACGGTTCGGGCACTTCGGTGCCACTGGACGTCGACGACGAGGTGCTGCCGTTCGAGGAAGAGGACGTCGAACTGGAC
The Novosphingobium sp. EMRT-2 genome window above contains:
- a CDS encoding DMT family transporter translates to MARHVHAFPILIALAGLATFSVMDGFMKEASILVGAYAAMALRSLAGTALMLPVWLGRRGRWPAASTVRLHALRAVVAGVMATLFFYGVVRTPLAEGIALSFIAPLIALYLAAIWLGERVGQRAVAGSLLALAGVGVIVAGKLGGHYSAEGVKGLCAILVSAVLYAWNLVLQRRQALLAGPEEVAFFQNAVTALVLLPGLLWVAPAPTPAALGWIVTSAVLSTASLMLMTWAYARAEARVLVPLEYTAFIWAAIVGWMMFGEALTLRTLAGVALIVAGCLIAVRAGKAEPAPAGKAPEQAA
- the acnA gene encoding aconitate hydratase AcnA, yielding MTQVGQDTLGTRSTLSVGGKDYAYYSLRKAAAKFGDISRLPFSMKVLLENLLRFEDGGFTVSTDDVKAVVDWQKNPSESSNEIQYRPARVLLQDFTGVPCVVDLAAMRDAIAKLGGDTSKINPLVPVNLVIDHSVMVDEFGHPKAFEENVEIEYHRNMERYDFLKWGSKSLNNFYAVPPGTGICHQVNLENIAQTVWTSTDQNGATVAYPDTCVGTDSHTTMINGLGVLGWGVGGIEAEAAMLGQPVSMLIPEVVGFKFTGQLQEGVTATDLVLTATNMLRKHGVVGRFVEYYGPGLAGLTLADRATLANMAPEYGATCGFFGIDEKTLDYLRLTGREEAQIALVEAYAKEQGFWIDPSVEPIFSSTLELDLSTVVPSLAGPKRPQDRVSLPDVDDVFNKDMAETYKKAHARVPVEGKDFDLGDGDVVIAAITSCTNTSNPGVLVAAGLVAKKADELGLKPKPWVKTSLAPGSQVVTDYLERAGLQPHLDNVGFNLVGYGCTTCIGNSGPLADPISKAINENGLVASAVISGNRNFEGRVSPDVRANFLASPPLVVAYALKGTVIEDFVTTPIGTGKDGQDVFLKDIWPTNEEVYSTMAGCMDRAMFQARYADVYKGDKHWQAINVTGSETYQWRAGSTYVANPPYFEGMSMTPAPVQDIIAAKPLLVLGDSITTDHISPAGNIKADSPAGQWLLEHQVSKADFNSYGARRGHHEVMMRGTFANIRIKNEMVPGVEGGFSKFNGEVLPVYDVAMKHKAAGTPMVVIAGKEYGTGSSRDWAAKGTNLLGVRAVIVESFERIHRSNLVGMGVLPLQFKDGATRQSLGLTGDDTYTIKGVANLQPRQDVEVEVTRPDGSTFSFTALCRIDTANEVEYFMNGGILHYVLRKLAA